In Gimesia sp., the following are encoded in one genomic region:
- the plsY gene encoding glycerol-3-phosphate 1-O-acyltransferase PlsY, producing MPLTLLYESPLLMFTDYFWFFVAVLSYLAGSIPFGLVTAKLVAGTDIRKVGSGNIGATNVARTLGAKWGIVVLVLDALKGLLPVLFIPALFVSPDSPDFDHARVLSGIATIVGHMFPVWLGFRGGKGVATSLGVILVLGPWSTLAAVGAFALTFFISRIVALSSIVAALAFGIAQFAQLGSAAFTREKWSLTAFSIAVPLLIIIRHRSNLGRIVRGEEKKFQFGSRNKEGTGSTSASEQSEG from the coding sequence ATGCCTCTGACTTTATTATACGAATCGCCCCTGCTGATGTTTACAGATTATTTCTGGTTTTTTGTCGCGGTCCTCTCCTATCTGGCCGGTTCCATCCCTTTTGGCCTGGTGACAGCGAAGCTGGTAGCCGGCACCGATATCCGCAAAGTCGGCAGTGGGAACATCGGTGCGACAAACGTGGCCCGTACACTGGGGGCAAAATGGGGCATTGTGGTTCTGGTGCTTGATGCGCTGAAAGGACTGTTGCCGGTCCTGTTTATCCCCGCGCTGTTTGTCAGCCCGGATTCCCCCGACTTTGATCATGCCCGCGTTTTGAGTGGAATCGCCACGATCGTCGGGCACATGTTTCCGGTCTGGCTTGGCTTTCGCGGAGGCAAAGGAGTTGCGACCAGTCTGGGCGTGATTCTGGTACTGGGCCCCTGGTCAACCCTGGCGGCTGTCGGGGCATTTGCCCTGACATTTTTTATCTCGCGGATCGTGGCGCTCAGCTCGATTGTGGCGGCACTCGCATTTGGTATCGCCCAGTTTGCGCAGTTGGGAAGTGCAGCCTTCACGCGGGAAAAATGGAGTCTGACCGCATTCAGTATCGCGGTTCCCCTCTTGATTATTATCCGTCATCGCAGCAACCTGGGACGGATCGTGCGGGGAGAAGAGAAGAAGTTTCAGTTTGGCAGCCGAAACAAAGAGGGCACCGGATCCACCTCAGCCAGTGAGCAGTCAGAGGGCTGA
- a CDS encoding BON domain-containing protein: protein MTVETYSQKARKLSEKIEQTIALRTGSQVQSLKVDILGEIVVLSGRTDSFYHKQLATHAALSEIDQYALTNNIRVES, encoded by the coding sequence ATGACCGTCGAAACCTACTCTCAAAAAGCCAGGAAGCTGTCAGAAAAGATTGAACAGACCATTGCCCTGAGAACCGGCAGTCAGGTTCAGTCGCTGAAAGTGGATATTCTGGGAGAGATCGTCGTGCTTTCGGGACGCACTGATTCCTTTTACCACAAACAGCTGGCAACCCACGCCGCACTGAGTGAAATCGATCAGTACGCCCTCACCAACAACATTCGCGTTGAATCCTGA
- a CDS encoding alpha/beta hydrolase-fold protein, producing the protein MRLSSRPSTVSLSVWAGLMLCLINPLTAAPQTLQEVSELLQAPVSQANQKQALEFFKKKYQKEKDLTKGDQKYLIQKTDDGGGYAGWFFKAEPGDQVVIFAEKGRSWPMIELGNTGYFARVERFPNFSSVHYRYEINGDRLPAGKNSRFGFESYEWKPESVKQPGVPEGKLTKMPAFESRKHYPGTVRDWWVYVPAQYKESQTPAKLMVFADGGGYCHNDGNATIVLDNLIHAKKIPVTIAVFINPGVFPAGTKGKQEVRNRSNEYDTCTAQYATFLDEEMLPIVRKEYRISDKPEDHIFCGASSGGSCAFTAAWHRNDLFGKVISFVGSFCDFRGIDDYPSREKNTLPLDQFGPWKTAHDYPGLIRKQYPQKKIKVFLQDGDNDLDNKLGNWFLNNERMAAALAYSGYEYWFVEGHGMHSSRHGKAVLPEALVWIWQSDSEK; encoded by the coding sequence ATGCGATTGTCATCTCGCCCCTCAACCGTCTCGCTGTCCGTCTGGGCCGGCTTAATGCTGTGTCTCATCAATCCACTGACCGCTGCACCTCAGACGCTGCAGGAGGTTTCTGAATTATTACAGGCTCCCGTCAGTCAGGCTAATCAAAAACAGGCGCTGGAATTTTTCAAAAAGAAATATCAGAAGGAAAAAGACCTTACCAAAGGGGACCAGAAGTATCTGATTCAGAAGACCGACGATGGTGGCGGTTACGCCGGCTGGTTCTTCAAAGCAGAGCCGGGTGACCAGGTCGTCATTTTCGCTGAGAAGGGCCGCTCCTGGCCCATGATCGAGCTGGGAAATACCGGTTACTTTGCCCGGGTGGAACGTTTCCCGAACTTCTCCTCAGTCCATTATCGTTATGAGATTAACGGCGACCGCTTACCGGCCGGCAAAAACAGTCGCTTTGGGTTCGAAAGCTATGAATGGAAACCCGAAAGTGTGAAACAGCCCGGCGTCCCCGAGGGTAAGCTCACCAAGATGCCCGCCTTTGAAAGCCGGAAGCATTATCCCGGCACCGTGCGTGACTGGTGGGTCTATGTGCCAGCTCAATATAAAGAATCACAGACCCCAGCCAAACTGATGGTCTTCGCGGATGGCGGCGGATACTGTCACAATGACGGAAATGCGACTATCGTGCTGGACAACCTGATCCACGCGAAAAAAATTCCGGTGACCATCGCCGTCTTCATCAATCCGGGCGTCTTCCCTGCCGGCACAAAAGGGAAGCAGGAAGTTCGCAACCGCAGCAACGAATACGATACCTGCACCGCGCAGTATGCCACATTCCTCGATGAAGAGATGCTGCCCATCGTCCGCAAAGAATACCGGATCTCAGACAAGCCGGAAGATCATATTTTCTGTGGTGCCTCTTCCGGAGGAAGCTGTGCCTTCACGGCTGCCTGGCATCGTAACGACCTGTTCGGCAAAGTGATCTCATTTGTCGGCAGTTTCTGTGACTTCCGCGGAATCGACGATTACCCGTCCCGCGAGAAAAACACGCTGCCACTCGACCAGTTTGGTCCGTGGAAAACCGCCCACGATTACCCGGGTCTGATCCGTAAACAGTATCCACAGAAGAAGATCAAAGTCTTTCTGCAGGACGGAGATAACGACCTGGACAACAAGCTGGGCAACTGGTTTTTGAACAATGAACGAATGGCAGCCGCGTTGGCTTACAGTGGCTACGAATACTGGTTCGTTGAAGGACATGGCATGCACAGCAGCCGGCACGGTAAAGCTGTTCTGCCGGAAGCGCTGGTCTGGATCTGGCAATCCGATTCAGAGAAATAA
- the coaD gene encoding pantetheine-phosphate adenylyltransferase, whose protein sequence is MTGSLNPHHAVYVGSFDPPTLGHLDIVERGAVIYDKITVGIGINPDKRPLFSPEERQQLLELLVQDFPNVEVKCFQGLAVNFVKECGGGVMLRGLRTLTDVEAEFTMSLANRTLSGDIETVFLMASEKYTHISSSLIKQIAQLGGDVAEEKLRDFVPHQVVAPLIEKFASKTSAQE, encoded by the coding sequence GTGACAGGTTCGCTCAATCCACATCATGCTGTTTATGTCGGCAGTTTTGATCCACCAACCCTGGGTCATCTGGATATTGTGGAACGGGGTGCCGTGATTTACGACAAGATCACCGTGGGCATCGGGATCAACCCCGATAAACGTCCGCTGTTTTCCCCCGAGGAACGACAACAACTGCTGGAACTGCTCGTCCAAGATTTTCCGAATGTGGAAGTCAAATGCTTTCAGGGACTGGCTGTCAACTTCGTAAAAGAGTGTGGCGGCGGCGTCATGCTTCGCGGGTTGCGCACCCTGACCGATGTGGAAGCAGAATTCACGATGTCGCTGGCTAACCGCACGCTGTCAGGTGATATCGAAACGGTCTTCCTGATGGCCAGTGAAAAATACACGCACATCTCCAGTTCGCTGATCAAACAGATCGCGCAGCTGGGTGGTGATGTGGCTGAAGAGAAACTCAGGGACTTCGTCCCGCATCAGGTGGTCGCCCCCCTGATCGAAAAATTTGCATCAAAAACTTCTGCTCAGGAATAG
- a CDS encoding thioredoxin family protein has product MVKTASTMLPLGTQAPDFSLKNVDGQTVSLSDFKDSKGLLVIFMCNHCPFVIHLREALAVFADEYMAKGMAVVGISANDVATHPDDSPEKMVEEAKSAGYNFPYLYDGTQEVAKAYKAACTPDFFLFDQEQKLVYRGQFDDSRPGNDKPVTGADLKAACDAVIAGDPVTENQKPSIGCNIKWKEGMEPEYFTGQPAV; this is encoded by the coding sequence ATGGTCAAAACTGCCTCAACAATGTTACCCCTCGGAACGCAGGCTCCCGACTTTTCACTGAAGAATGTCGACGGACAGACCGTATCGCTCAGCGATTTTAAAGATTCCAAAGGCCTGCTGGTCATCTTCATGTGCAATCACTGCCCCTTCGTGATTCACCTCCGCGAGGCACTGGCTGTATTTGCTGATGAATACATGGCGAAAGGCATGGCAGTCGTCGGCATCAGTGCCAACGATGTGGCCACTCATCCTGATGACAGTCCGGAAAAGATGGTCGAAGAAGCAAAATCCGCAGGCTACAACTTCCCTTATCTCTACGATGGGACTCAGGAAGTTGCCAAGGCCTACAAAGCAGCCTGTACTCCCGACTTCTTCCTGTTCGATCAGGAACAGAAACTCGTCTATCGTGGCCAGTTCGACGACAGCCGTCCCGGGAATGACAAACCCGTGACTGGTGCCGATCTCAAAGCGGCCTGCGATGCCGTGATCGCCGGAGATCCAGTCACCGAAAATCAGAAGCCCAGCATCGGCTGCAACATCAAATGGAAAGAAGGCATGGAACCGGAATACTTCACCGGACAGCCTGCTGTTTAA